From Pan paniscus chromosome 9, NHGRI_mPanPan1-v2.0_pri, whole genome shotgun sequence, the proteins below share one genomic window:
- the LOC100971082 gene encoding sororin, producing MTPSRPWATPPLPPERVAFPVGARPGRRRWRSSRRSLVMSGRRTRSGGAAQRSGPRAPSPTKPLRRSQRKSGSELPSILPEIWPKTPSVAAVRKPIVLKRIVAHAVEVPAVQSPRRSPRISFFLEKENEPPGRELTKEDLFKTHSVPATPTSTPVPNPEAESSSKEGELDTRDLEMSKKVRRSYSRLETLGSASTSTPGRRSCFGFEGLLGAEDLSGVSPVVGSKFTKVPRVCAKPWAPDMTLPGISPPPEKQKRKKKKMPEILKTELDEWAAAMNAEFEAAEQFDLLVE from the exons ATGACGCCATCGCGCCCCTGGGCCACGCCTCCGCTGCCGCCAGAG CGAGTGGCCTTCCCGGTTGGCGCGCGTCCGGGGCGGCGGCGCTGGAGGAGCTCGAGACGGAGCCTAGTTATGTCTGGGAGGCGAACGCGGTCCGGAGGAGCCGCTCAGCGCTCCG GGCCAAGGGCCCCATCTCCTACTAAGCCTCTGCGGAGGTCCCAGCGGAAATCAGGCTCTGAACTCCCGAGCATCCTCCCTGAAATCTGGCCGAAG ACACCCAGTGTGGCTGCAGTCAGAAAGCCCATCGTCTTAAAGAGGATCGTGGCCCATGCTGTAGAG GTCCCAGCTGTCCAATCACCTCGCAGGAGCCCTAGG atttcctttttcttggaGAAAGAAAACGAGCCCCCTGGCAGGGAGCTTACTAAGGAGGACCTTTTCAAGACACACAGCGTCCCTGCCACCCCCACCAGCACTCCTGTGCCGAACCCTGAGGCCGAGTCCAGCTCCAAGGAAGGAGAGCTGGACACCAGAGACTTGGAAATGTCTAAGAAAGTCAGGCGTTCCTACAGCCGGCTGGAGACCCTGGGCTCTGCCTCTACCTCCACCCCAGGCCGCCGGTCCTGCTTTGGCTTCGAGGGGCTGCTGGGGGCAGAAGACTTGTCCGGAGTCTCGCCAGTGGTGGGCTCCAAATTCACCAAGGTCCCCAGGGTTTGTGCAAAGCCCTGGGCCCCAGACATGACTCTCCCTGGAATCTCCCCACCACCCGAGAAACAGAAACGTAAGAAGAAGAAGATGCCAGAGATCTTG AAAACGGAGCTGGATGAGTGGGCTGCGGCCATGAATGCCGAGTTTGAAGCTGCTGAGCAGTTTGATCTCCTGGTTGAATGA
- the ZFPL1 gene encoding zinc finger protein-like 1 isoform X1, whose protein sequence is MGLCKCPKRKVTNLFCFEHRVNVCEHCLVANHAKCIVQSYLQWLQDSDYNPNCRLCNIPLASRETTRLVCYDLFHWACLNERAAQLPRNTAPAGYQCPSCNGPIFPPTNLAGPVASALREKLATVNWARAGLGLPLIDEVVSPEPEPLNTSDFSDWSSFNASSTPGPEEVDGASAAPAFYSQAPRPPASPGRPEQHTVIHMGNPEPLTHAPRKVYDTRDDDRTPGLHGDCDDDKYRRRPALGWLAQLLRSRAGSRKRPLTLLQRAGLLLLLGLLGFLALLALMSRLGRAAADSDPNLDPLMNPHIRVGPS, encoded by the exons ATGGGGCTTTGTAAGTGCCCCAAGAGAAAGGTGACCAACCTGTTCTGCTTCGAACATCGGGTCAACGTCTGCGAGCACTGCCTGGTAGCCAATCACGCCAAG TGCATCGTCCAGTCCTACCTGCAATGGCTCCAAGATAGCGACTACAACCCCAATTGCCGCCTGTGCAACATACCCCTGGCCAGCCGAGAGACGACCCGCCTTGTCTGCTATG ATCTCTTTCACTGGGCCTGCCTCAATGAACGTGCTGCCCAGCTACCCCGAAACACGGCACCTGCCGGCTATCAGTGCCCCAGCTGCAATGGCCCCATCTTCCCCCCAACCAACCTGGCTGGCCCTGTGGCCTCTGCACTGAGAGAGAAGCTGGCCACAGTCAACTGGGCCCGGGCAGGACTGGGCCTCCCTCTG ATCGATGAGGTGGTGAGCCCAGAGCCCGAGCCCCTCAACACGTCTGACTTCTCTGACTGGTCTAGCTTTAATG CCAGCAGTACCCCTGGACCAGAGGAGGTAGACGGCGCCTCTGCTGCCCCAGCCTTCTACAGCCAGGCCCCCCGGCCCCCAGCTTCCCCAGGCCGGCCCGAGCAGCACACAGTGATCCACATGGGCAATCCTGAGCCCTTGACTCACG CCCCTAGGAAGGTGTATGATACGCGGGATGATGACCGGACACCAGGCCTCCATGGAGACTGTGACGATGACAAGTACCGACGTCGGCCGGCCTTGGGTTGGCTGGCCCAGCTGCTAAG GAGCCGGGCTGGATCTCGGAAGCGGCCGCTGACCCTGCTCCAGCGGGCGGGGCTGCTGCTACTCTTGGGTCTGCTGGGCTTCCTGGCCCTCCTTGCCCTCATGTCTCGCCTAGGCCGGGCCGCAGCTGACAGCGATCCCAACCTGGACCCACTCATGAACCCTCACATCCGCGTGGGCCCCTCCTGA
- the ZFPL1 gene encoding zinc finger protein-like 1 isoform X2: MVRPWHLGGIRPASGASLVTGFQALLKQQDNLFHWACLNERAAQLPRNTAPAGYQCPSCNGPIFPPTNLAGPVASALREKLATVNWARAGLGLPLIDEVVSPEPEPLNTSDFSDWSSFNASSTPGPEEVDGASAAPAFYSQAPRPPASPGRPEQHTVIHMGNPEPLTHAPRKVYDTRDDDRTPGLHGDCDDDKYRRRPALGWLAQLLRSRAGSRKRPLTLLQRAGLLLLLGLLGFLALLALMSRLGRAAADSDPNLDPLMNPHIRVGPS, translated from the exons ATGGTGAGGCCTTGGCACCTCGGGGGGATCAGGCCAGCCTCAGGGGCCAGCTTGGTGACTGGTTTCCAGGCCCTCCTCAAGCAGCAGGACA ATCTCTTTCACTGGGCCTGCCTCAATGAACGTGCTGCCCAGCTACCCCGAAACACGGCACCTGCCGGCTATCAGTGCCCCAGCTGCAATGGCCCCATCTTCCCCCCAACCAACCTGGCTGGCCCTGTGGCCTCTGCACTGAGAGAGAAGCTGGCCACAGTCAACTGGGCCCGGGCAGGACTGGGCCTCCCTCTG ATCGATGAGGTGGTGAGCCCAGAGCCCGAGCCCCTCAACACGTCTGACTTCTCTGACTGGTCTAGCTTTAATG CCAGCAGTACCCCTGGACCAGAGGAGGTAGACGGCGCCTCTGCTGCCCCAGCCTTCTACAGCCAGGCCCCCCGGCCCCCAGCTTCCCCAGGCCGGCCCGAGCAGCACACAGTGATCCACATGGGCAATCCTGAGCCCTTGACTCACG CCCCTAGGAAGGTGTATGATACGCGGGATGATGACCGGACACCAGGCCTCCATGGAGACTGTGACGATGACAAGTACCGACGTCGGCCGGCCTTGGGTTGGCTGGCCCAGCTGCTAAG GAGCCGGGCTGGATCTCGGAAGCGGCCGCTGACCCTGCTCCAGCGGGCGGGGCTGCTGCTACTCTTGGGTCTGCTGGGCTTCCTGGCCCTCCTTGCCCTCATGTCTCGCCTAGGCCGGGCCGCAGCTGACAGCGATCCCAACCTGGACCCACTCATGAACCCTCACATCCGCGTGGGCCCCTCCTGA
- the TMEM262 gene encoding cation channel sperm-associated auxiliary subunit TMEM262 isoform X2, with translation MRLQDRIATFFFPKGMMLTTAALMLFFLHLGIFIRDVHNFCITYHYDHMSFHYTVVLMFSQVISICWAAMGSLYAEMTENNAQRSHVLQPPVLGVSGHRVPGGAPLRPGESEQG, from the exons ATGCGGCTGCAAGACCGCATCGCCACGTTCTTCTTCCCAAAAGGCATGATGCTCACCACGGCTGCGCTGATGCTCTTCTTCTTACACCTGGGCATCTTCATCAGAGACGTGCACAACTTCTGCATCACCTACCACTATGACCACATGAGCTTTCACTACACGGTCGTCCTGATG TTCTCCCAGGTGATCAGCATCTGCTGGGCCGCCATGGGGTCACTCTATGCTGAGATGACAGAAAACAA TGCTCAACGGAGCCATGTTCTTCAACCGCCTGTCCTTGGAGTTTCTGGCCATCGAGTACCGGGAGGAGCACCACTGAGGCCTGGGGAGTCGGAACAGGGCTAA
- the TMEM262 gene encoding cation channel sperm-associated auxiliary subunit TMEM262 isoform X1, with the protein MRLQDRIATFFFPKGMMLTTAALMLFFLHLGIFIRDVHNFCITYHYDHMSFHYTVVLMFSQVISICWAAMGSLYAEMTENKYVCFSALTILMLNGAMFFNRLSLEFLAIEYREEHH; encoded by the exons ATGCGGCTGCAAGACCGCATCGCCACGTTCTTCTTCCCAAAAGGCATGATGCTCACCACGGCTGCGCTGATGCTCTTCTTCTTACACCTGGGCATCTTCATCAGAGACGTGCACAACTTCTGCATCACCTACCACTATGACCACATGAGCTTTCACTACACGGTCGTCCTGATG TTCTCCCAGGTGATCAGCATCTGCTGGGCCGCCATGGGGTCACTCTATGCTGAGATGACAGAAAACAAGTACGTCTGCTTCTCCGCCCTGACCATCCTGA TGCTCAACGGAGCCATGTTCTTCAACCGCCTGTCCTTGGAGTTTCTGGCCATCGAGTACCGGGAGGAGCACCACTGA